A single region of the Halobellus ruber genome encodes:
- a CDS encoding Hsp20/alpha crystallin family protein: MNDDRDDPFDDFFEGIERMMDEMTSDDAAGFASETHVDVYDEGEELRLVADLPGVRKEDVELKCDGEVLTVTAAGQRREYDERIRLPVRVDEHSAAATFNNGILQVTLDKIDDSASIDLD, encoded by the coding sequence ATGAACGACGACCGCGACGACCCGTTCGACGACTTCTTCGAGGGGATCGAGCGGATGATGGACGAGATGACCAGCGACGACGCCGCCGGGTTCGCCTCCGAGACGCACGTCGACGTCTACGACGAGGGCGAGGAGCTCCGATTGGTCGCCGACCTCCCGGGCGTTCGGAAGGAGGACGTCGAACTGAAATGCGACGGCGAGGTGCTCACCGTCACGGCCGCGGGCCAGCGCCGGGAGTACGACGAGCGCATCCGGCTGCCGGTCCGGGTCGACGAGCACAGCGCCGCTGCGACGTTCAACAACGGCATCCTCCAGGTCACGCTGGATAAGATCGACGACTCCGCGTCGATCGACCTCGACTGA
- a CDS encoding VanZ family protein, producing MTGDDGAQESGDAATGPARRRVRRAAVGWTLAVVAASLVDPAAILELLGASTTAAGAGGAAAFAVAHLVAYGVLAWLLVDGLGPDGSNAVLVTVAVATAAGVGVELLQAPVAARTASVNDALVNAVGAALGAGSRAAVGRLRRR from the coding sequence ATGACCGGCGACGACGGCGCCCAGGAGTCGGGCGACGCCGCGACGGGGCCGGCCCGCCGTCGCGTGCGCCGCGCCGCGGTCGGGTGGACGCTCGCCGTCGTGGCGGCGTCGCTCGTCGATCCGGCCGCGATCCTCGAACTGCTCGGGGCGTCGACGACGGCGGCCGGCGCGGGCGGCGCGGCCGCGTTCGCCGTCGCCCACCTGGTGGCGTACGGCGTCCTCGCGTGGCTCCTCGTGGACGGGCTGGGCCCCGACGGGTCGAACGCCGTCCTCGTGACGGTGGCCGTCGCGACGGCGGCGGGCGTCGGGGTCGAACTCCTCCAGGCGCCCGTCGCCGCCCGGACGGCGAGCGTGAACGACGCCCTCGTCAACGCGGTCGGCGCGGCCCTCGGGGCGGGGTCGCGTGCGGCGGTCGGCCGCCTGCGGCGGCGGTAG
- a CDS encoding ArsA family ATPase, translating to MSGSDVEAADPDDRSVDADPGEEDTTIDVEPVEDAGGTDGEGVPETATDAETLPEGIDAPEYVLYGGKGGVGKTTMAAATALSSAAAGTATLVVSTDPAHSLSDTLDYDVPAQPTRIREDMPLYAAEIDPDTAVAGPFGGGAAGDVGGDADGPEAGFGGNGGSGGVGPDDDPFGADGPGDTSPFGDLGGMEDLLGGAMDPGAMPGADEAAAMQQLLEYLDDPRFDRVVVDTAPTGHTLRLLELPEMMDSMLGRIAKLRQQFSGVMEGVKGMFGMGGDDAGGPDLEELRERIERLRTVLRDPAKTDFRVVMIPEEMSVVETERLVDRLDGYGIPVQTLVVNRVMADPGDATASTVDDRWVVSPNPEACEFCQRRWQVQQDAIRRATDLFRGREVKRVPLLAEEVRGEEALRVVAACLG from the coding sequence ATGTCAGGATCCGACGTCGAGGCCGCCGACCCCGACGACCGGAGCGTAGACGCCGACCCGGGCGAGGAGGACACCACCATCGACGTCGAACCCGTCGAGGACGCCGGCGGGACCGACGGCGAGGGCGTTCCGGAGACCGCCACGGACGCCGAGACGCTGCCGGAGGGGATCGACGCGCCCGAGTACGTCCTCTACGGCGGCAAGGGCGGCGTCGGCAAGACCACGATGGCGGCGGCGACGGCGCTGTCCTCGGCGGCCGCGGGGACCGCGACGCTCGTCGTCTCCACCGACCCCGCGCACTCGCTGTCCGACACCCTCGACTACGACGTCCCGGCGCAGCCGACGCGGATCCGCGAGGATATGCCGCTCTACGCCGCCGAGATCGACCCCGATACCGCCGTTGCCGGGCCGTTCGGCGGGGGCGCGGCCGGCGATGTCGGTGGGGACGCGGACGGGCCGGAAGCCGGCTTCGGCGGGAACGGCGGCTCCGGCGGGGTCGGCCCGGACGACGACCCCTTCGGCGCGGACGGGCCGGGCGACACGTCGCCGTTCGGTGACCTCGGGGGGATGGAGGACCTCCTCGGGGGGGCGATGGATCCGGGGGCGATGCCCGGCGCCGACGAGGCGGCGGCGATGCAGCAACTCCTGGAGTACCTCGACGACCCGCGGTTCGACCGGGTCGTCGTCGACACCGCCCCGACCGGCCACACCCTCCGACTCTTGGAACTCCCGGAGATGATGGACTCGATGCTCGGCCGGATCGCGAAGCTCCGCCAGCAGTTCTCCGGGGTGATGGAGGGCGTCAAGGGGATGTTCGGGATGGGCGGCGACGACGCCGGCGGGCCCGACCTCGAGGAACTCCGCGAGCGGATCGAGCGCCTGCGAACCGTGCTCCGTGACCCCGCGAAGACCGACTTCCGGGTCGTGATGATCCCCGAGGAGATGAGCGTCGTCGAGACCGAGCGGCTGGTCGACAGACTCGACGGCTACGGCATCCCGGTCCAGACCCTCGTCGTCAACCGGGTGATGGCGGATCCCGGCGACGCGACGGCGTCGACGGTCGACGACCGGTGGGTCGTCTCGCCGAACCCGGAGGCGTGTGAGTTCTGTCAACGCCGGTGGCAGGTCCAACAGGACGCGATCCGGCGGGCGACGGACCTGTTCCGCGGCCGGGAGGTAAAGCGGGTGCCGCTGCTCGCCGAGGAGGTCCGCGGCGAGGAAGCGTTGCGCGTCGTGGCGGCGTGTCTGGGGTAA
- a CDS encoding aldo/keto reductase, with the protein MEYVETHGARMPAVGLGTWQLTGTECYETVSTALDLGYRHVDTAQLYDNEREVGRAIEDADVDRDEVFLTTKVSPRNASHDALIDSTEASLERLGVDYVDLLLLHWPNPIVSVESTMAAMDHLVDEGRVSHIGVSNFPRVFLDRARDAADAPILTNQVQFHPYKPQRGMLGYCQEEGLVLTAYSPLARGTVLGDDTVQRLAAEYDRTPAQVVLRWATQHHNVAVIPKTTDPDHLAENIALFDFKLTRSEVEELTKPSLLKSGRAMLDGMLGELR; encoded by the coding sequence ATGGAGTACGTGGAAACCCACGGCGCACGGATGCCGGCGGTGGGGCTCGGAACGTGGCAACTCACGGGGACGGAGTGCTACGAGACGGTGTCGACCGCGCTGGACCTCGGCTACCGCCACGTCGACACCGCACAACTGTACGACAACGAGCGGGAGGTCGGCCGGGCGATCGAAGACGCCGACGTCGACCGCGACGAGGTGTTTCTGACCACCAAGGTCTCCCCCCGAAACGCGAGCCACGACGCCCTGATCGACTCGACGGAGGCCAGCCTCGAACGGCTCGGGGTCGACTACGTCGACCTGTTGCTCCTCCACTGGCCGAACCCGATCGTGTCGGTGGAGTCGACGATGGCCGCGATGGACCACCTCGTCGACGAGGGGAGGGTCTCTCACATCGGCGTCAGCAACTTCCCACGGGTCTTCCTCGACCGCGCCCGCGACGCGGCCGACGCGCCGATCCTCACGAACCAGGTCCAGTTTCACCCCTACAAGCCCCAGCGCGGAATGTTGGGCTACTGTCAGGAGGAGGGACTCGTCCTGACCGCCTACAGCCCGCTGGCCCGCGGCACCGTCCTCGGCGACGACACGGTCCAGCGGCTCGCCGCCGAGTACGACCGGACCCCCGCACAGGTCGTGCTCCGGTGGGCGACCCAGCACCACAACGTCGCGGTGATCCCCAAGACGACGGACCCCGACCACCTCGCGGAGAACATCGCGCTGTTCGATTTCAAACTCACCCGCTCGGAGGTCGAGGAACTCACCAAGCCGTCGCTGCTCAAATCCGGGCGGGCGATGCTGGACGGGATGCTCGGCGAACTCCGGTGA
- a CDS encoding hybrid sensor histidine kinase/response regulator, with protein MTAPIRVLHVDDDAEVADLTATYLAREGDGITVATATSADEGLDRIRTGSFDCVVSDYEMPGMDGIELLEAVREEYPDLPFILYTGKGSEAVASDAISAGVTDYLQKASGTEQYQLLANRIRNAVERTRAERSRKRHLEAIETAREGISILDSDGEFIYVNEAYAELYGYDPEEMIGEHWELIYPDDEVETVRGEVLPLVEDEGYWHGETSGLRADGTTFPEDHVVSRTDRGDLVCTVRDLSDRRSRQAELRLKDRVLDEAPIGITVADPAAEDNPLIYVNDRFEELTGHDAEEIIGTNCRFLQGEHTREEPVAAMREAIAKGEPVTVELRNYRKDGTEFWNHVTIAPLLDDDGTVERWLGFQEDVTERKERDRERAALEHGIEHIGVGVASYDADGRIRYANEQYAEMLGTTRAELTDSYVWELNPELDAERFEAYWNSYDLGETRVHETVHERVDTGERIPTETTTTHVRIDDTPFHIGTITDITDRKAHEQQLQREVERLDKFASIVSHDLRNPLNVAQGRLELLAEEYDSDHIPPARNALDRMNELITDTLTLAREGRIVDETESVSLGRLAEESWRNADTGGAVLDVVDDPTIHADPQRLRSILENLFRNAVEHGSTSNRTESDDAVERGSTSSRTQSDDAVGRAGDVAVRVGATDGGFYVEDDGPGIPEADREGIFEAGFSTADGSSGFGLTIVREIAEAHGWTVTVTDGADGGARFEFTGVTVET; from the coding sequence ATGACAGCCCCGATCCGGGTGCTCCACGTCGACGACGACGCCGAGGTCGCGGACCTGACCGCGACGTACCTCGCCCGGGAGGGTGACGGGATCACCGTCGCGACCGCCACAAGCGCCGACGAGGGGCTCGACCGCATCCGGACGGGATCGTTCGATTGTGTCGTCTCCGACTACGAGATGCCCGGGATGGACGGCATCGAACTCCTGGAGGCCGTCCGCGAGGAGTATCCCGATCTGCCCTTCATCCTCTACACCGGGAAGGGTTCGGAGGCGGTCGCAAGCGACGCCATCTCCGCGGGCGTCACCGACTACCTCCAGAAGGCGTCCGGCACCGAACAGTACCAACTCCTCGCGAACCGGATCAGAAACGCCGTCGAACGGACCCGGGCCGAACGGTCCCGCAAGCGCCACCTCGAGGCCATCGAGACCGCCCGCGAGGGAATCAGCATCCTCGACAGCGACGGAGAGTTCATCTACGTCAACGAGGCGTACGCCGAGCTGTACGGTTACGATCCCGAGGAGATGATCGGGGAACACTGGGAGCTCATCTACCCCGACGACGAGGTCGAGACCGTCCGCGGGGAGGTGCTCCCGCTCGTCGAGGACGAGGGGTACTGGCACGGCGAGACCTCCGGGCTCCGGGCGGACGGGACCACGTTCCCGGAGGATCACGTCGTGTCCCGGACCGACCGCGGTGACCTCGTCTGTACGGTGCGTGACCTCTCGGACCGGCGGAGCCGGCAGGCCGAACTCCGGCTGAAGGACCGGGTGCTCGACGAGGCGCCGATCGGGATCACGGTCGCCGACCCCGCCGCCGAGGACAACCCCCTGATCTACGTCAACGACCGCTTCGAGGAGCTCACCGGCCACGACGCCGAGGAGATCATCGGGACGAACTGCCGGTTCCTCCAGGGGGAACACACCCGCGAGGAGCCGGTGGCGGCGATGCGGGAAGCCATCGCGAAGGGCGAGCCCGTGACCGTCGAACTCCGGAACTACCGGAAGGACGGCACGGAGTTCTGGAACCACGTCACCATCGCGCCGCTCCTCGACGACGACGGGACCGTGGAACGCTGGCTCGGGTTCCAGGAGGACGTCACCGAGCGGAAGGAACGGGATCGGGAGCGCGCGGCGCTGGAACACGGAATCGAGCACATCGGCGTCGGCGTTGCGAGCTACGACGCGGACGGCCGGATCCGGTACGCCAACGAGCAGTACGCGGAGATGCTGGGGACCACACGCGCGGAACTCACCGACAGCTACGTCTGGGAGCTCAACCCGGAGCTCGACGCCGAGCGGTTCGAGGCGTACTGGAACTCCTACGACCTCGGCGAGACACGCGTCCACGAGACCGTCCACGAGCGGGTCGACACCGGCGAGCGGATCCCAACCGAGACCACGACCACCCACGTCCGGATCGACGACACGCCGTTCCACATCGGCACCATCACCGACATCACCGACCGGAAGGCCCACGAACAGCAGCTCCAGCGGGAGGTCGAACGGCTCGACAAGTTCGCGAGCATCGTCAGCCACGACCTCCGGAACCCGTTGAACGTCGCGCAGGGCCGCCTCGAACTGCTCGCCGAGGAGTACGACAGCGATCACATCCCCCCAGCCCGGAACGCCCTCGACCGGATGAACGAACTCATCACGGACACGCTCACGCTCGCCAGAGAGGGCCGGATCGTCGACGAGACCGAGTCGGTCTCGCTGGGGCGTCTCGCCGAGGAAAGCTGGCGGAACGCCGACACCGGCGGCGCCGTCCTCGACGTCGTCGACGACCCGACCATCCACGCCGACCCACAGCGCCTCCGGAGCATCCTCGAGAACCTGTTCCGCAACGCCGTCGAGCACGGCTCGACGAGCAATCGGACGGAGTCCGATGACGCCGTGGAACGCGGTTCCACGAGCAGTCGGACGCAGTCCGACGACGCCGTGGGACGCGCCGGCGACGTCGCGGTCCGCGTCGGCGCGACGGACGGCGGCTTCTACGTCGAGGACGACGGACCGGGAATCCCCGAGGCGGACCGCGAGGGGATCTTCGAGGCGGGCTTCTCGACCGCCGACGGGAGCAGCGGCTTCGGGCTCACGATCGTCAGGGAGATCGCGGAGGCTCACGGGTGGACGGTCACCGTCACCGACGGCGCCGACGGCGGTGCACGCTTCGAGTTCACCGGCGTCACGGTCGAGACGTAA
- the nucS gene encoding endonuclease NucS, with product MSVTTLHRPAHRDALSLLETAFEEGRMVTAFGRCTVDYDGRASSDLGPGDRLVVCKPDGTVLVHTDENREPVNWQPPGCTQYASLRDGRLRIRSERSSPAERLDVDFRRLEQLTVYEIQDRSDLALTGSEEDLRSRILDEPELVEPGFQPTATERETAAGPVDVFGADADGRPVVVELKRRRVGPSAASQLRRYVEAIDEEFPEEGVRGILVAPSVTDRTAALLDEQGLEFVALSPPDGDGAAVEPDTDDAAE from the coding sequence ATGTCGGTCACGACGCTCCACCGCCCCGCCCACCGGGACGCCCTCTCGCTTCTGGAGACGGCCTTCGAGGAGGGGCGGATGGTGACGGCGTTCGGGCGGTGTACCGTCGACTACGACGGCCGCGCGTCGTCGGATCTCGGCCCCGGCGACCGGCTGGTCGTCTGCAAGCCCGACGGCACGGTGCTCGTCCACACCGACGAGAACCGGGAGCCGGTCAACTGGCAACCGCCGGGGTGTACGCAGTACGCCAGCCTGCGCGACGGTCGGCTCCGGATCCGGAGCGAGCGGTCCTCGCCCGCCGAACGCCTCGACGTCGACTTCCGCCGGCTCGAACAGCTGACCGTCTACGAGATCCAGGACCGCAGCGACCTGGCGCTGACGGGCAGCGAGGAGGACCTCCGGAGCCGGATCCTCGACGAACCGGAGCTCGTCGAACCGGGGTTTCAGCCGACCGCGACCGAGCGGGAGACCGCCGCCGGTCCCGTCGACGTCTTCGGCGCCGACGCCGACGGCCGGCCGGTGGTAGTGGAACTGAAGCGCCGGCGGGTCGGCCCCTCGGCCGCCAGCCAGCTCCGCCGGTACGTCGAGGCCATAGACGAGGAGTTCCCCGAGGAGGGCGTGCGCGGGATCCTGGTGGCGCCGTCGGTCACAGACCGGACGGCCGCGCTGCTGGACGAGCAGGGCCTGGAGTTCGTGGCGCTGTCGCCGCCCGACGGCGACGGGGCTGCGGTCGAGCCTGATACCGACGACGCCGCGGAGTGA
- a CDS encoding cold-shock protein, which translates to MANGTVDFFNDTGGYGFIETDDADEDVFFHMEDIGGPDLEEGQEVEFDIEQADKGPRATNLQRL; encoded by the coding sequence ATGGCAAACGGCACTGTGGACTTCTTCAACGATACGGGCGGTTACGGTTTCATCGAGACGGACGACGCTGACGAGGACGTGTTCTTCCACATGGAGGACATCGGCGGTCCTGACCTCGAAGAGGGACAGGAAGTCGAGTTCGACATCGAGCAGGCCGACAAGGGCCCGCGAGCGACGAACCTCCAGCGCCTGTAA
- a CDS encoding ATP-grasp domain-containing protein, producing MLRLAVTTAAETLDRMRDPLAARDIAVEHLDTTGRVVDLSSSPERRFDAGFVYPARLMAGGVVDGRRGLPWVNGRAAVATSRNKAGVIARLSRAGLPVPETRVVSNPADDDAVAAAAADIGFPIVIKPNSATRGIGVAKVHDRDSLLGVSDYADLIHEFRATGDKSYLLQEFLPDARDYRLMVVDGTVVGGVERRRPDGAVNGKNGDPDDAGGGWKHNVHRGATAVAADVDDTLRELAVETADVLEIDYLGVDLLVSEGRAVVSETNARPTIDDGKYDTGFWDRLAGVIRRTADGD from the coding sequence ATGCTTCGGCTCGCCGTGACCACTGCCGCCGAGACGCTCGACCGAATGCGCGACCCGCTTGCGGCCCGCGACATCGCGGTCGAGCACCTCGACACGACGGGACGAGTGGTCGACCTCTCTTCGTCCCCGGAGCGGCGCTTCGACGCGGGGTTCGTCTATCCCGCGCGGCTGATGGCGGGCGGCGTCGTCGACGGCCGTCGCGGGCTCCCGTGGGTGAACGGGCGGGCCGCAGTGGCGACCTCCCGGAACAAGGCGGGCGTGATCGCGCGGCTCTCGCGGGCCGGCCTCCCGGTCCCGGAGACGAGGGTCGTCTCGAACCCCGCTGACGACGACGCGGTCGCGGCGGCGGCCGCCGATATCGGGTTTCCGATCGTAATCAAGCCGAACTCCGCGACCCGCGGGATCGGCGTCGCGAAGGTCCACGACCGCGACTCCCTGCTCGGGGTGAGCGACTACGCGGATCTGATCCACGAGTTCCGGGCGACCGGCGACAAGTCGTATCTGCTCCAGGAGTTCCTCCCCGACGCCCGCGATTACCGGCTGATGGTGGTCGACGGGACGGTCGTCGGCGGGGTCGAGCGCCGGCGGCCCGACGGCGCGGTGAACGGAAAAAACGGCGACCCCGACGACGCGGGGGGCGGCTGGAAGCACAACGTCCACCGCGGGGCGACCGCCGTCGCGGCCGACGTCGACGACACCCTCCGCGAACTGGCGGTCGAGACGGCCGACGTGCTGGAGATCGACTACCTCGGAGTCGACCTGCTCGTCTCGGAGGGCCGGGCGGTCGTTTCCGAGACCAACGCGCGGCCGACCATCGACGACGGGAAGTACGACACCGGGTTCTGGGACCGGCTGGCGGGAGTGATCCGCAGAACCGCCGACGGGGACTGA
- a CDS encoding type 1 glutamine amidotransferase, whose amino-acid sequence MLVLQNEVDPDNRYFVPEIRRHLAAAGATVRVHPYADTGGRPDALRDADAVVLSGSTAGVYETDTYPWMDDLGALVRELRDDRVPMLGICFGHQLINDAFGGRVEHRGLRKGIETVRFGDDPLFEGVGSRVPMVHGDYVVELGDGLRPIADADYHEHVATRHREAPVWTVQYHPELTETLLPQIDTDFGWPTDPADRDFSTVTVERTLANFVDLASEA is encoded by the coding sequence ATCCTCGTCCTCCAAAACGAGGTCGACCCCGACAACCGCTACTTCGTCCCGGAGATCCGCCGCCACCTCGCCGCCGCGGGTGCGACCGTCCGGGTCCACCCCTACGCCGACACCGGCGGCCGCCCCGACGCCCTCCGTGACGCCGACGCGGTCGTCCTCTCCGGCAGCACCGCGGGCGTCTACGAGACCGACACCTACCCGTGGATGGACGATCTCGGGGCACTGGTCCGGGAGCTCCGCGACGACCGCGTTCCGATGCTCGGCATCTGCTTCGGCCACCAGCTCATCAACGACGCCTTCGGCGGCCGCGTCGAACACCGCGGCCTCCGGAAGGGGATCGAGACGGTCCGGTTCGGCGACGACCCCCTCTTCGAGGGCGTCGGTTCCCGCGTTCCGATGGTTCACGGCGACTACGTCGTCGAGTTGGGCGACGGACTCCGGCCGATCGCCGACGCCGACTACCACGAGCACGTCGCCACGCGCCACCGCGAGGCGCCCGTCTGGACCGTCCAGTACCACCCCGAACTCACCGAGACGCTGCTTCCGCAGATCGACACGGACTTCGGGTGGCCGACCGACCCCGCCGACCGTGACTTCTCGACGGTGACAGTCGAGCGGACGCTCGCGAACTTCGTCGACCTCGCGAGCGAGGCCTGA
- a CDS encoding 50S ribosomal protein L16, whose translation MSEKPASMYRELSKPSYTRRDYVTGIPGSKIAQHNMGNLQSDPQDYPVHISLRLEEECQVRHGSLESARLSANRVMLKEVGQDNYKMVLRKFPHQILRENKQATGAGADRVSDGMRQAFGKPVGTAARVQDGERVFTIYCDPEDADVAKDALRRAYNKMSPPCRVDVEKGEKLLVS comes from the coding sequence ATGTCCGAAAAACCCGCCTCGATGTACCGGGAGCTCTCGAAGCCGTCCTACACCCGACGCGACTACGTCACGGGCATCCCCGGCTCGAAGATCGCACAGCACAATATGGGCAACCTCCAGTCCGATCCGCAGGACTATCCGGTCCACATCAGCCTCCGCCTGGAGGAGGAGTGTCAGGTCCGCCACGGCTCGCTGGAATCGGCGCGCCTCTCGGCGAACCGCGTGATGCTCAAGGAGGTGGGTCAGGACAACTACAAGATGGTTCTCCGGAAGTTCCCCCACCAGATCCTCCGGGAGAACAAACAGGCGACCGGCGCGGGCGCGGACCGCGTCTCCGACGGGATGCGCCAGGCGTTCGGCAAGCCGGTCGGCACCGCCGCCCGCGTCCAGGACGGCGAGCGGGTGTTCACCATCTACTGCGATCCCGAGGACGCCGACGTCGCGAAGGACGCGCTCCGTCGCGCGTACAACAAGATGTCGCCACCCTGCCGGGTCGACGTCGAGAAGGGCGAGAAGCTGCTGGTCTCGTAA
- a CDS encoding pyridoxal phosphate-dependent aminotransferase yields MTDTDDDAYEEPLFQRVIEYAAAADTDVVRMVSGHPDWEPPAALREGLKEYADGDPESFQYPPREGLPELRSQIAERRGVAESRVVVTNGAAEANYLAMAEALDRKPGSEVLVTDPVYPYYPGRTTMLGGEVTRVPVAADGHVDVEAMRDAASADTAAIVVNTPNNPTGAVYSPDAVAALADVAADFDALLVADEVYDHFDLSGRFESALTLDRDNVVVTTSFSKSLGITGFRVGYAVFPEDQIEAALTRHTLVNVAVSRPAQAAVAAALRETPPSYYESIRDTLRGRIDDFTAALDAAGAEYTTPEGAFYVLARFDGFPGTLENVERLIDDAGVAAMPGAAFGETYEEWIRFTLCTDRVDEAAGRLAAYFEGG; encoded by the coding sequence ATGACAGACACTGACGACGACGCCTACGAGGAACCGCTCTTCCAGCGGGTCATCGAGTACGCCGCGGCGGCCGACACCGACGTCGTGCGGATGGTCTCGGGCCACCCCGACTGGGAGCCGCCGGCGGCGCTGCGGGAGGGGCTGAAGGAGTACGCCGACGGCGACCCCGAGAGCTTCCAGTACCCCCCGCGGGAGGGACTCCCGGAACTTCGCAGTCAGATCGCCGAGCGACGCGGGGTCGCGGAATCGCGGGTCGTCGTGACCAACGGCGCCGCGGAGGCCAACTACCTCGCGATGGCGGAGGCGCTCGACCGGAAGCCGGGGTCGGAGGTCCTCGTGACGGACCCGGTCTACCCGTACTACCCGGGCCGGACGACGATGCTCGGCGGGGAGGTGACCCGCGTCCCCGTCGCCGCGGACGGCCACGTCGACGTCGAGGCGATGCGTGATGCGGCCTCCGCGGACACCGCCGCGATCGTCGTCAACACCCCGAACAACCCGACCGGCGCGGTCTACAGCCCCGACGCGGTCGCGGCGCTGGCGGACGTCGCGGCCGACTTCGACGCCCTGCTCGTCGCCGACGAGGTGTACGACCACTTCGACCTCTCGGGCCGTTTCGAGAGCGCGCTCACGCTCGATCGCGACAACGTCGTCGTCACCACGTCGTTCTCGAAGTCGCTCGGGATCACGGGGTTCCGCGTCGGCTACGCGGTGTTTCCGGAGGACCAGATCGAGGCGGCGCTGACCAGACACACGCTTGTGAACGTCGCGGTCAGCCGCCCGGCGCAGGCGGCGGTGGCGGCCGCGCTCCGGGAGACCCCGCCGTCGTACTACGAGTCGATCCGCGACACCCTCCGCGGGCGGATCGACGACTTCACCGCCGCGCTCGACGCCGCCGGCGCCGAGTACACGACGCCCGAGGGCGCGTTCTACGTCCTCGCTCGGTTCGACGGCTTCCCGGGGACGCTTGAGAACGTCGAGCGGCTGATCGACGACGCCGGCGTCGCCGCGATGCCCGGGGCGGCGTTCGGCGAGACCTACGAGGAGTGGATCCGCTTTACGCTGTGTACCGACCGCGTCGACGAGGCTGCAGGTCGGCTGGCGGCGTACTTCGAGGGTGGGTAA
- a CDS encoding SDR family NAD(P)-dependent oxidoreductase: MHPKTVLITGCSSGIGRATALAFLEEDWVVYATARNPADIETLGEAGCRIATLDVTDPDDVGRVVERVVDEEGHLSCLVNNAGYAQFGPVEDVPTEKVHRQFDVNLYGPHRLLRAALPQMRDQEEGTVVNVSSAAGRLSFPGGGIYAGSKFALEAMSDALRNEVDEYGIDVVLIEPGPVETSFTERAESEVYGDGGDDADGADVDGDAGDGDIPGIDRSGAYDSFYDLFSDTRLVGGGGLGAIPPERVAEDIVDAASSTKPKARYQPGTAARVGALARLLPSRWLDTGYRYLRKL, encoded by the coding sequence GTGCACCCGAAGACGGTCCTGATCACCGGCTGTTCGTCCGGGATCGGTCGCGCGACGGCGCTTGCGTTCTTAGAGGAGGACTGGGTCGTCTACGCCACCGCGCGCAACCCGGCCGACATCGAGACGCTCGGCGAGGCGGGCTGTCGGATCGCGACGCTCGACGTCACCGACCCCGACGACGTCGGGCGGGTTGTCGAGCGCGTCGTCGACGAGGAGGGCCACCTCTCGTGTCTGGTCAACAACGCCGGATACGCGCAGTTCGGTCCGGTCGAGGACGTCCCGACCGAGAAGGTCCACCGGCAGTTCGACGTGAACCTCTACGGCCCCCACCGGCTGCTGCGGGCGGCGCTGCCGCAGATGCGCGACCAGGAGGAGGGAACGGTCGTGAACGTCTCCAGCGCCGCGGGACGGCTCTCCTTTCCCGGCGGCGGGATCTACGCGGGCTCGAAGTTCGCCCTGGAAGCGATGAGCGACGCGCTCAGAAACGAGGTCGACGAGTACGGCATCGACGTGGTGTTGATCGAGCCGGGGCCGGTCGAGACGTCGTTCACCGAGCGTGCCGAGTCCGAAGTCTACGGGGATGGCGGCGACGACGCGGACGGTGCCGATGTAGACGGCGACGCCGGCGACGGCGACATCCCCGGAATCGACCGCTCCGGCGCCTACGACTCCTTCTACGACCTGTTCTCCGACACCCGGCTCGTCGGCGGCGGCGGACTCGGCGCCATCCCGCCGGAGCGCGTCGCCGAGGACATCGTCGACGCGGCCTCCTCGACGAAGCCGAAGGCGCGCTACCAGCCGGGGACCGCCGCGCGGGTCGGCGCACTCGCCCGCCTTCTCCCGTCGCGGTGGCTGGATACGGGTTATCGGTACCTCCGGAAGCTCTGA